DNA from Helicoverpa zea isolate HzStark_Cry1AcR chromosome 22, ilHelZeax1.1, whole genome shotgun sequence:
ttagaacaatcatagttatggtaatttcgtgagagtcaaaatagttaatattttttattttataatataactaaaatagtaggccagtaccttgtaaaagttattttattgaagttatttatatacaacattttatagtcatcattcagaaatctgattgaaaataactaattatgtcttaaaggtcatgaggcatatctgacccgctttgtaaaaagtggcggacatgaatcaaagtagttttaaatcgtggagaatggtatgacgtttctttgaatataaatattttattaaaattccatggagacgaatgtccaggatcgtttgaaaaatataaaagacaagcagtttcagaggattgtacaggttgcaatgctagtttttattattaaagacatttcataaagaaggaaggtgccaatccggatgaccaggatctgatgaggatctggaaaccctgagaaatcgagggcaactcttgaatattgtaggcacgcatcgagtcataaccagacatgtgagtgtatttttgagggtactggtaaacagtgaaggtttggagctgatttgattatggagactacagagagtcaagggaattcccgaacggtatgttgcaactaccacgtgtttgggcttattttattcgtattggcgaagactttccacaaagataggtttgactgccattgtgggatcgacagctaagatcagatatagttatgggaactcctttacaatttataacgtaaccttgtgttggagcttattttattttaggtgatgagaattcactactaacttgggttaaagcagccattgcaggaatgggatcttttatttttgagggattaatcacctaaagagccccagtttcaggtttttttcgaaaccgcctgacgacttgtagctgtcgaattgtaacaacgacttctagagagtaggattcggggctgctggctttacgtttctagagccttgacaaaagtgtaattctgtccctttctttgttttataaagtcggcattattttattttgtagcattttacaaacaaatccaacttcaaacatataaaaaagcaacaagaaaacaaaagcaagaaagaaattaaaaagatgttaggtgcatcggtctagaagtcggtgtctagaggatgcatctatatttatttaaccaccgagatctagaccgatgcatataaacagttttcttgtttttttagaagttgttttttttttgtaaaaagtttttatttttaacttttgtgaaaagttctcgtcaatacgaataatataagcccaaacacgacgtaactaaaacataccgagttctctcgactttctcacgtctccatcatcagataagctctaaaccttcactgtttgatagtatcaccagacatacatctgagaatcaagttttaatcctatgcatgcctacaatttctgatagttgccctcgatttctcaggatttccatcatcagatcctgacctaatgacaatggaaataaacggcgagtatactctttcactacaaagaaatgatttctcaagtccgtcaaacttggtcgtttaaattccccattgaaatgaggaaaatatttgatgtttacacctgtttttctctagattcccatggttcacattgatgcgactaatgccatagtaaatcagagcctttatcattatactgtgctatatttcgttcgtatccgccgtgggtatggttttcatactaaggtggtATGtaagaggccattatatttaagaagtgtttgatatgaatttcactttttattcaaaactttaatatctttacgcgttcatgtgaaaaagggtaggtagtaagtttataattacctattaaaaaaatattttatgtcatgtacctaagcaaaaataatattttaatattttatgtaacttcaaatttatcattttcgcaatttttcctttatctgtactatataacgttgcttcgtgccgaattttaagattctgagttcactggaagtaccttgtaggttttgattccctagcgtgtgacggaaattcgtctaaggtgtcggtaaaactgctgtatcttttgatcgcgttaacttagaagtttgattttttcattgcttaaagggacaatagacctacgtatttggtataaatttcaatttggtacctttattcgttcgtgagaaataaggtagtaagtttcattttattaaaatattttttttatattatataacaaaaaaaatgagattttcgcaatttttcctatatttgcattatataacaatgcttcatgccaaatttcaagattctgagtttacgggaagtaccctgtaggttttgattcctttgcgagtgtcgagaattcgttgaaaatatcgacataatcggttgtatcttttgattggcttggcttaaaagcttgatattttcacagcctaaaggggcaatagacccgagtatttcatgtgaatttcagcttgatacgtccacgcgttcttaagataaagggtcttgacagacagacagacagacagacagacagacagacagacagacggacaacaaagtgatcctataagggttccgttttttcctttcgaggtacggaaccctaaaaactacaATAAGCTTACACTTTACACCACTCATGCAATTACACGATGTCCGGTGCAGTATCCGTTATCCGACGTATCCGTGCGCGCCGCAGCTCACACTTACCACTATTCATTTACACCACTGTGCGATTACTAAACAAACAACTCATGAATATTagaactgtttgtttttttttttaatttgaatggcCGGGGTTTCACCAGCGTCCTGAATAAGCTCCTTTCCGCAATTGGATAAAAATGTGACTACAAATACGATATTCTTCCTACTGCCATGTGATAAAGCGATCCAGAACACTATTTACTAACATtagattatttataaatacataattctgGAAATGATTAACAAAGAAAAGCTATCGCTCAGCAAGAAAAGGTATTCATGTTATTTTCCCaattctctttttaaaaataaaacttttttttagctCTGTAcaccaaaatattgttttctataACAATACTTAATCCCAAAACAATTCAACTGAAgacagaaacaaaataattgtttttttaacaaaaatacaaatcgaAAGGCGAGGAAGGCAGATTCTATCTACCTTTAGTACAGTCAACTCCAAAAGTGGCTATAAACATCCAAAGTACAGTAAATAACTTCAATCGTTctatctataataaaataaatcttaccaATTACACCATAAAAGACTTATCGGTGTGAAAATAGCTGGCCCAAATTAAACACCCaaatcaatttcaaaataaaaaaagcagttTTACACTTCAACACTAAAAGCGCAAAAAGAATTAGGCAATTTATTTTAGGATTCACTCAGCGTACCAAAAAGGAGCAaacgaatttatttaatttcaaccaCAACTATTTGATCAGACGAACCTTTTACTAAAATGCTCTACTGAAATTGAActtttcacaattttatttagcaGTTCAGATACCAAGGTgagattattttataaaattaaaggaCACTGCTGTAAAGGCGTATCGCGTAGAAAAAGTAATGTTGGAGTTTGTCACATTTTCAATGTTATTTGTCATTTCTAAATACGCCTGTTTTTAGGATTAagatctatatacatatataaaagaaagtcgtgttagttacacattttataactcaagaatagttgaaccgtttaagctggaAATGAGAGGGgagcttagacccgggaaaagaacataggatagtttttgtcacttcttcttcttcttcttctttcgtgtcgatgacatgtcttatagtgagactacactttgtcagcccaatatgccgccacagcgagagcacggccggatgcactATTACACTgtttttgtcactatccggCTACGAGAAACAGTCAAattgggacgcgggtgaaaccgtgggtggaagctagtatacctatattaaatgattaaagtttttgttttgttgtacaAGTgactaaaaaagttttttttcgtaTTAATGACCAGAGTATGTAGTCTGTGACAATTAAACTCAATCCTATAAAGTAATAGACTCATGCCCATTTTccccaacaaatacctaaatttagggatcccctaggAGCATTTAGGGAATATTTAATAccaatttcgttttcaccaaagtttaagtaccttaaactacttttattattgggggagcccttattctaagtgacacttagtaagggaaacgttaagagattgttggtgaaaatgggtaTTACATTTATTTCTGAATTCATAGAGAAACACTTATGGTAATACTTATACGTTCCCCCATACATACCTATTTTTATACCAACATGGGTCATTTAAACTGAAAAGCGTCAAAGGTCATACATAATTGTTTTGTTCCGagtttattaaaagtaaatattaattcattcatccatattgttcgtattgaacTTTCATTGCCCCAATTtcgatattgtttttaaatgttgacGAAATCAATCATCAATGGATACTATAATAACGCAACAGAGTAAAATACTTCATTTTTGACTAGCAGTTTCCGACTGTTCTCTGACTCACATACCGGATGAACTTCTTCCCTGTTACTCGGGAAGTGTGTAGCTTtcgaacagtgaaagaatttttcaaatagattttgtagttttgaagcctttaggatacctacctatatacaaacaaagaaaccattatagtaatctgtgctcgTACTTTGATGTTGAAGTACTCATACATAGTCATAAATTATATCACACATCATCTCAGCCGTAGTATATCCAccgctgaacataggcctcccccatGGAGGCCATTGAAAGGACCagtattgtaaataaacaaaacaaatatatttaaataatatatttaaaaaaaaaagtcgtggtggcctagtgggtaaaggaccaacctctcaagtatgagggcgcgggttcgatcccaggtcaggcaagtaccaatgcaacttttctaagtttgtatgtactttctaagtatatcttagacaccatggactgtgtttcggatggcacgttaaactgtaggtcccggctgtcattgaacatccttggcagtcgttacgggtagtcagaagccaataagtctgacaccagtctaaccaaggggtatcgggttgcccgggtaactgggttgaggaggtcagataggcagtcgcttcttgtaaagcactggtactcagctgaatccggttagactggaagccgaccccaacatgattgggaaaaggctcggaggaggatgaaatatatttaaatattattgtattttattataaagtctAAGGATAGCAAGCAATAACTAAAGCTAAAAAagacataattttgtttgttcaaTCAGATtcgattgaataacaaacatacctaaTGACAAACATTCAGACTTGTCTATTTAGttaaacgtatttttaattacataaaatatgctAATGTTCACAATCCGTTACAATCAAATTACGTTACGTCATTAAAATCCTAATAATCATTTGTATTCTTCTTCATAATTCTCCACATCTTGTTCCTTATCTGTTGTCCTTCCTTCTTCTTCACCACTTATGTCCAGTGACTGTAGCATGAATCCAAGAGCTGATGTTAGGTGCTGACACTAGGGTTACGAAGCTAGGTCCAGCTAGATCACTCTCACAGTTATTTGGTCTCCAAGATGATACTATACCCCATAGCACGTCGTTTAGAACTACTGGTGCGCCTACGTCTCTCTGGAAAGATGGATAATTTTATATACGACATAATGTTAACTAAAGCTGATTTAAATGCAGGGATATGCAACAAACCTACCCTTATTCAAAAAACTCTTTTCTAAAtgtaaagaaacaaaagagcataataatatatttaatgccTTTGACTAGCCAAAATTAGGATACCGGTTTTTCGATTCAGAAATCGACCCTATTCATTAGCCCTTATAAACTAGACGATAGGAAATACATTCGAACGAAAGGAAAGATAAAAATATCGCGTTCATTCGTTGAAATCGGACGCGTTTGCACTGTtcgcagaaattattttaatttcgtgccgAGCGCGGCGTCAGCCGCCGCTAAGTCGATACCATGCGTTCGGAAGAACTCGTGGCGAACGAGGTCCTGGCGTTCCTGCAGTACCAGCTGGACGTCATGGATGAGGTCAGTGTGACCCAGATTTGCACCTCGAACTTCACCGAGGAGGAGATACGCAGCGCAAAGAAGCTGTTGTACGAGTCGCTGCAAATGGCAGACCGAATGCCGACCCGCAGGCGAGATGAAAAGGGAGAGAGGAGTCTCCAAGACACTATAAGGCTGTTAAAGGAGACCGACCCGGACGACGTGCCAACGTTCGTGGCAAAGGAGTTGCGGAAGCTGCCCCCGGTCACTTTCGATcacgtcgacgtcaccaggctgttaAAGGACATCACGAGTATGAGGTCCAGCCTGGTCGAGCTGCAATTGAAACTGGAGGCATCACAATCCACCATCTGTGATCTACGTAGCGAGGTAGCTGAATTGCGAAACTCTGTATGTAGGTCACACGCGCATGCCAACAGCGACAACACATGCCACGGACAGGTCAACGCATCGCCGCAGCGCGCCGAGTCAGCAAAATTGCACGCGTCGCCTGCCGTCGCCACTACTAGTGATGCGTCACCGTGCCCCGCCCTCCCCGCGTCCCCTGCCCTCGGGACACCGACAAATGTAAGCACGTCTAGGCTTGGACGTGTTTACTCGGATGCCGTAAAGCGAGATCCCGTCCAACGGCCACCCAAAGCTACTGTGGCGATACAAAAACAGCCCGAAGGAACCCGAGGTACGGTACAATCTGTACCATGTAAAGGGAAAGCTGATGCAGATGGTTTCGTCAAGGTGGAGAGAAGGAAGAAGAAGCCATCTAGCCGAAATCAATGCGGAACTGCGTTGACTGGTCCGAACATGCTGCTGCGCCCCGCAATaccgacgacgcagctgtatgtttcgcgtttacatcactccacgaaggtcgaggagatcgtggagtTTATACGAGTCAAGACGAACTGGACCttaaccctcttattataaaaactgccgcaagtagtggtttaaaccagactgaagacgtcttggtttgttacggtacttacgatagtctttacatccttattacaaaacgtagactaagagaagacggtttagtacttcgatttgtctgtggttcaaataatatccacagattataatcaacaaatatttaaatcattcgttcaatcgttccgaattctatgcgccgttcctttttacattattttgttaaatctattttgatgaaaaataaataactatgacagtaaaaaaatatctctgcagttgaaaatattactttttattatttaaaggtaattttatatttctagtatcttttaacgatatatatgatccaattattctcttttaagcAACTATTGAGTTTGCGCGTctaacggaacgtcagcgcgcgtatccgagttatgttttgtttttaggttagaaataacttggattattttcatcccgatttaaatgattaaataagacgttgtgcatctaattagagCCTCTTCAAAATgaagtgcacaataacttacacacagaatatcgtgtgcattaaattaccaaaagaaaatgaaacaacaaaaaagtaaaaaattatattttattccgatgtctatttatacagtcaaacgcactgatacatgttggacactg
Protein-coding regions in this window:
- the LOC124641643 gene encoding uncharacterized protein LOC124641643, with product MRSEELVANEVLAFLQYQLDVMDEVSVTQICTSNFTEEEIRSAKKLLYESLQMADRMPTRRRDEKGERSLQDTIRLLKETDPDDVPTFVAKELRKLPPVTFDHVDVTRLLKDITSMRSSLVELQLKLEASQSTICDLRSEVAELRNSVCRSHAHANSDNTCHGQVNASPQRAESAKLHASPAVATTSDASPCPALPASPALGTPTNVSTSRLGRVYSDAVKRDPVQRPPKATVAIQKQPEGTRGTVQSVPCKGKADADGFVKVERRKKKPSSRNQCGTALTGPNMLLRPAIPTTQLYVSRLHHSTKVEEIVEFIRVKTNWTLRVEKLEPRHNTNFKSFVVRVPTQHLDMFQEQFWPKGVVFRRFRGRLRDTTQCNTTPPIRVNK